One genomic segment of Chloroflexota bacterium includes these proteins:
- a CDS encoding cupin domain-containing protein, which yields MEVVRFGVGHRRPEGPAGTTGLTGVVVHADGRGSIAEFAFARSAHIAPHSNPNTTWFVVIEGGGWVAVGEERSRVNAGEAVLWPADVLHAAWTEHSEMRAIVVEFAADDETGRAVLEGVARPALASSTRDAPAIGGLAARDRPREPTAREGEPY from the coding sequence GTGGAGGTCGTTCGGTTCGGCGTCGGGCATCGTCGTCCGGAGGGCCCGGCCGGCACGACCGGCCTGACCGGGGTCGTCGTCCACGCCGACGGACGCGGCTCGATCGCCGAGTTCGCCTTCGCTCGCAGCGCCCACATCGCTCCGCACTCGAATCCGAACACGACGTGGTTCGTCGTCATCGAAGGCGGCGGCTGGGTCGCGGTCGGCGAGGAGCGCTCGCGGGTGAATGCCGGCGAGGCGGTGCTCTGGCCCGCGGACGTTCTCCATGCGGCCTGGACGGAGCACTCCGAGATGCGGGCGATCGTCGTCGAGTTCGCCGCCGATGACGAGACGGGCCGGGCGGTCCTCGAGGGCGTGGCACGTCCAGCACTCGCCTCGTCCACCCGGGACGCGCCGGCGATCGGCGGACTCGCGGCCCGCGATCGGCCACGCGAGCCGACCGCCCGCGAAGGAGAGCCCTACTGA
- the purH gene encoding bifunctional phosphoribosylaminoimidazolecarboxamide formyltransferase/IMP cyclohydrolase, whose amino-acid sequence MRALLSVADRDGISTLARDLRTLDVEMFATDGTREHLAADGIEVRAVSDLTNVPPLVGGQVKTFHPAVYAGILARRDVPAQLEQLAEHGIGLIDIVVVNVKAFAPEVGARLVRIDEAIEMIDIGGAALLGAAARNSAGVAAVASPRHYPQLIAELRAFSGVSAEFRQLLAADAFGAIAAYHAEIAAYLNQVSGKTFPTRLAMVLEKVEDLRYGENPHQRAAFYRETTHRSGTLADGARLQGAAPSFNNLLDLDAAYRIASDYTGPTVVIGKHTDPVGIASHDELVEAYRHALETDPVASFGGIVAVNRTLDGATAREIAANSYEAVIAPGFTDAAFGILRGKAGLELLSVPPDPTDGMRDYGIASLDFKRVAGGLLVETLDDLGLDKGQLQVVTRRRPTLEELTDLLFAWRAVRHVRSNAIVLGRGGATVGIGAAQASRQVAVEIALRRAGDRARTAVMASDAYFPFPDGIQAAANAGVTAIIQPGGSIRDEMAIEAADRHHLAMVFTGRRHFRH is encoded by the coding sequence GTGCGTGCCCTGCTCTCCGTGGCCGACCGTGACGGGATCTCGACCTTGGCTCGCGACCTCCGCACGCTCGATGTCGAGATGTTCGCGACGGATGGGACCCGCGAGCACCTCGCGGCGGACGGCATCGAGGTCCGCGCCGTCTCGGACCTGACGAATGTCCCGCCGCTCGTCGGCGGCCAGGTCAAGACGTTCCATCCCGCGGTCTACGCGGGGATCCTCGCGCGGCGCGACGTGCCGGCCCAGCTCGAGCAGCTGGCGGAGCACGGCATCGGCCTGATCGACATCGTCGTCGTCAACGTCAAGGCGTTCGCCCCGGAGGTGGGAGCCCGCCTCGTGCGGATCGACGAGGCCATCGAGATGATCGACATCGGCGGGGCGGCCCTCCTCGGCGCCGCGGCGCGGAACAGTGCCGGCGTGGCCGCCGTCGCGAGCCCGCGCCACTACCCGCAGCTCATCGCCGAGCTGCGAGCGTTCAGCGGCGTCTCGGCCGAGTTCCGCCAGCTCCTCGCCGCCGACGCGTTCGGCGCGATCGCCGCCTACCACGCGGAGATCGCCGCCTATCTCAATCAGGTGAGCGGCAAGACATTCCCCACCCGGCTCGCCATGGTCCTCGAGAAGGTGGAGGACCTCCGCTACGGCGAGAATCCCCACCAACGGGCGGCGTTCTACCGGGAGACGACGCATCGAAGCGGGACCCTCGCGGACGGGGCTCGACTGCAGGGCGCCGCGCCGTCCTTCAACAACCTGCTCGACCTCGACGCGGCATATCGGATCGCGTCGGACTACACCGGGCCGACGGTCGTGATCGGGAAGCACACGGACCCGGTCGGGATCGCGTCGCACGACGAGCTCGTCGAAGCGTACCGGCACGCCCTCGAGACGGATCCCGTCGCGAGCTTCGGTGGCATCGTGGCGGTGAACCGGACGCTCGATGGGGCGACCGCCCGGGAGATCGCCGCCAACAGTTACGAGGCGGTCATCGCGCCGGGCTTCACCGACGCGGCGTTCGGCATCCTCCGCGGCAAGGCGGGCCTCGAGCTCCTGTCCGTGCCCCCGGATCCCACGGACGGGATGCGCGACTACGGGATCGCCTCCCTCGACTTCAAGCGCGTCGCCGGCGGCCTCCTCGTCGAGACGTTGGACGACCTCGGGCTCGACAAGGGACAGCTCCAGGTCGTGACGCGGCGACGACCGACGCTCGAGGAGCTCACGGACCTCCTCTTCGCCTGGCGGGCAGTTCGCCACGTCCGCTCGAATGCGATCGTCCTCGGCCGCGGCGGTGCGACCGTCGGGATCGGCGCGGCCCAGGCGAGCCGCCAGGTCGCCGTGGAGATCGCCCTCCGACGCGCGGGCGACCGTGCCAGGACCGCGGTCATGGCGTCGGACGCATATTTCCCGTTCCCGGACGGCATCCAGGCCGCCGCGAACGCGGGCGTCACGGCGATCATCCAGCCGGGTGGATCAATCCGCGACGAGATGGCGATCGAGGCCGCCGACCGCCACCACCTCGCGATGGTCTTCACCGGCCGTCGCCACTTCCGCCACTGA
- the glpX gene encoding class II fructose-bisphosphatase, with protein MEQVLALDMVRVTEAAAIASARYMGRGDRMGADRAATEAMRRTMDELEMAGTIVIGEGERDEAPMLYIGEQVGRLAGRPGADPGEGQAIDIAVDPLEGTNLVAMGQSNAITVLAASERGGLLHAPDTYLEKLCVGPVAAGRVDIRLSPTENVGRIASALGRSVSDITVVILDRPRHETLIAEVRDAGARIKLISDGDLSAAISCAVSGTGVHAVMGIGGAPEGVITAAALRCLGGEIQARFRFRNDEERRRAVAMGHGDEDHVYTTEELASGENLVFAATGVTEGDLLQGVRFFGGGARTHSLVMAYRTKQVRFVDTVHMFDRNRPPSVRL; from the coding sequence ATGGAGCAGGTCCTCGCGCTCGACATGGTCCGCGTGACGGAGGCGGCCGCCATCGCCTCCGCCCGCTACATGGGCCGCGGCGATCGGATGGGGGCGGATCGCGCGGCGACCGAGGCGATGCGCCGCACGATGGACGAGCTCGAGATGGCCGGCACGATCGTCATCGGCGAGGGCGAGCGCGACGAGGCGCCGATGCTCTACATCGGCGAGCAGGTCGGCCGCCTGGCCGGCCGGCCGGGCGCCGATCCCGGGGAGGGACAGGCGATCGATATCGCCGTCGATCCGCTCGAGGGGACGAACCTCGTCGCGATGGGCCAGTCCAACGCGATCACGGTGCTCGCCGCCTCGGAGCGGGGTGGGTTGCTGCACGCACCGGACACGTACCTCGAGAAGCTGTGCGTCGGACCGGTCGCGGCCGGTCGCGTCGACATCCGCCTCTCGCCGACGGAGAACGTCGGGCGGATCGCGTCGGCCCTCGGGCGGAGCGTCTCGGATATCACCGTGGTCATCCTCGACCGACCGCGTCACGAGACGCTCATCGCGGAGGTCCGCGATGCCGGTGCCAGGATCAAGCTCATCAGCGACGGCGACCTCTCGGCGGCGATCTCGTGCGCGGTGTCCGGCACCGGCGTCCATGCCGTCATGGGCATCGGCGGCGCGCCCGAGGGCGTCATCACGGCCGCCGCGCTCCGCTGTCTCGGCGGCGAGATCCAGGCCCGCTTCCGCTTCCGCAACGACGAGGAGCGACGGCGGGCGGTCGCGATGGGCCACGGCGACGAGGACCATGTCTACACGACCGAGGAGCTCGCGTCCGGAGAGAACCTCGTGTTCGCCGCCACCGGCGTGACGGAGGGGGACCTGCTCCAGGGCGTCCGGTTCTTCGGCGGCGGAGCCCGGACCCACTCGCTCGTGATGGCCTACCGGACGAAGCAGGTCCGCTTCGTCGACACCGTTCACATGTTCGACCGCAACCGACCCCCGAGCGTCCGCCTGTAG
- the folK gene encoding 2-amino-4-hydroxy-6-hydroxymethyldihydropteridine diphosphokinase: MATVNARRARRVRAYVGLGANLGDAGSTLAAAAASLAGLPGASVRAVSRLYATEPWGVADQPEFRNAVVALDVPAGPDPGTGAMELLVALKDLERGFGRQARARWGPRELDLDLLIFGRARLSVARPPEGRSADPSKSGLPLTVPHPLARERLFVLAPLADVAPGLVPPDWSERVATARDRQARLEGPSAVRPIARWDMASGRWHPLGD; this comes from the coding sequence ATCGCGACGGTGAATGCGCGGCGAGCACGGCGCGTGCGCGCCTATGTCGGCCTCGGTGCGAACCTCGGCGACGCGGGGTCGACGCTCGCCGCCGCCGCCGCGTCGCTCGCTGGCCTTCCCGGAGCGTCCGTTCGTGCGGTGTCACGCCTCTACGCGACGGAGCCGTGGGGTGTCGCGGACCAGCCGGAGTTCCGGAACGCGGTTGTGGCGCTCGACGTGCCGGCCGGTCCGGATCCGGGGACCGGGGCGATGGAGCTGCTTGTCGCGCTCAAGGACCTCGAACGAGGCTTCGGCCGGCAGGCCCGCGCACGGTGGGGTCCGCGGGAGCTCGACCTCGATCTGCTCATCTTCGGCCGTGCCCGGCTCTCGGTCGCGCGTCCGCCTGAGGGGCGATCCGCCGACCCATCGAAGTCCGGCCTGCCGCTGACGGTCCCGCATCCCCTCGCGCGCGAGCGGCTGTTCGTCCTCGCCCCGCTCGCCGACGTCGCGCCGGGGCTCGTGCCGCCGGACTGGAGCGAGCGGGTCGCCACCGCTCGCGATCGGCAGGCGCGTCTCGAGGGTCCGTCCGCGGTCCGCCCGATCGCCCGCTGGGACATGGCCAGCGGCCGCTGGCATCCGCTCGGAGACTGA